The following proteins are co-located in the Microbacterium sp. Clip185 genome:
- a CDS encoding sulfite exporter TauE/SafE family protein yields MTDAPARVLAPRTPAFILTCIATGLLAGLLSGLFGVGGGTVIVPLLVLFLKFDQRLAAGTSLAAIVPTAAVGVISYAVHGSVAWVPAILLAVGAVVGAQIGTWLLPRISQTALRWGFVAFIVVVIASLFFVIPSRDAHIEVTVVSGIALVVVGVFTGIMAGLIGVGGGVIVVPILVLIFGASDLEAKGTSLLFMIPTALSGTIGNLRRKNVDLLAAALVGVAACTTTALGAWIATLLDPFVANVLFAAFLVFIGTQMAIKAVRGRKR; encoded by the coding sequence GTGACCGACGCCCCCGCACGCGTGCTTGCGCCACGCACTCCGGCCTTCATCCTCACCTGCATCGCGACAGGGCTGCTGGCAGGCCTGCTGTCCGGACTGTTCGGCGTGGGCGGCGGTACCGTGATCGTTCCGCTGCTGGTCCTGTTCCTGAAGTTCGACCAGCGTCTCGCCGCGGGAACCTCGCTCGCGGCCATCGTGCCGACGGCCGCCGTCGGCGTGATCTCCTACGCCGTGCACGGCTCGGTCGCGTGGGTGCCGGCGATCCTGCTCGCCGTGGGCGCCGTCGTGGGTGCGCAGATCGGTACGTGGCTGCTCCCGCGCATCTCGCAGACGGCGCTGCGGTGGGGCTTCGTCGCCTTCATCGTCGTGGTGATCGCGAGCTTGTTCTTCGTGATCCCCTCCCGCGACGCGCACATCGAGGTGACGGTGGTCTCGGGCATCGCCCTCGTCGTGGTGGGTGTGTTCACCGGCATCATGGCGGGCCTCATCGGTGTCGGCGGCGGCGTGATCGTCGTCCCGATCCTCGTGCTCATCTTCGGCGCGAGCGATCTGGAGGCGAAGGGCACGTCGCTGCTGTTCATGATCCCCACCGCCCTGTCAGGAACGATCGGCAACCTGCGGCGCAAGAACGTCGACCTCCTCGCGGCCGCGCTCGTCGGCGTCGCCGCGTGCACGACGACGGCGCTCGGCGCGTGGATCGCGACGCTGCTCGATCCCTTCGTCGCCAACGTCCTGTTCGCCGCCTTCCTCGTCTTCATCGGCACGCAGATGGCGATCAAGGCGGTCCGCGGACGCAA
- a CDS encoding SDR family NAD(P)-dependent oxidoreductase, with translation MSESVVLTANSTIAQWLDHPVGGDLIRGLLASSGTTEDALGPVRSQPLQQLVALSQGQLPQSVVDDLVRQANGGAMPEATGPAPWTERVVAGRFAGRTVIVTGAASGIGRAVASRVLREDGRVVAVDISADRLDELVAAHGGDRLVAVAGDITDQAAVDRIVAAAGERIDALANVAGIMDDFSPLGETTDAVWERVMSVNVTGTFKLSRAVIPAMTAAGGGAIVNVASEAGLRGNAAGAAYTASKHAVVGLTKSAAFMYGPAGIRVNAVAPGAVATGIALPSHLSESGRARVAPFEQLIPTVATAEQLAASITFLLSDDAANINGVILASDGGWSVQ, from the coding sequence ATGTCGGAGAGTGTGGTGTTGACCGCGAACAGCACGATCGCGCAATGGCTGGATCACCCTGTCGGGGGCGACCTCATCCGCGGGCTGCTCGCCTCCTCGGGGACGACGGAGGATGCGCTGGGCCCGGTCCGGTCGCAGCCGCTTCAGCAGCTCGTGGCGCTCAGCCAGGGTCAGCTGCCGCAGTCTGTCGTCGACGATCTCGTGCGTCAGGCCAACGGCGGCGCGATGCCCGAGGCGACGGGTCCCGCGCCGTGGACCGAGCGAGTCGTGGCGGGTCGCTTCGCCGGCCGTACCGTGATCGTCACGGGCGCGGCCTCCGGGATCGGGCGTGCCGTGGCGTCGCGCGTGCTCCGCGAAGACGGCCGTGTCGTCGCGGTCGACATCTCCGCCGATCGTCTGGACGAGCTGGTGGCGGCGCACGGCGGGGACAGGCTCGTAGCGGTCGCCGGCGACATCACCGATCAGGCGGCCGTCGACCGGATCGTCGCGGCCGCGGGGGAGCGGATCGACGCGCTCGCGAACGTCGCCGGGATCATGGACGACTTCTCGCCGCTGGGGGAGACGACGGATGCGGTGTGGGAGCGCGTCATGTCGGTCAACGTCACCGGCACCTTCAAGCTCTCCCGCGCGGTGATCCCCGCGATGACCGCGGCCGGAGGTGGCGCCATCGTCAACGTCGCCTCGGAGGCGGGCCTTCGCGGAAACGCGGCAGGTGCCGCGTACACCGCCTCGAAGCACGCCGTCGTCGGGCTGACCAAGTCGGCCGCATTCATGTACGGCCCCGCCGGGATCCGGGTGAACGCGGTCGCCCCCGGAGCCGTCGCGACCGGCATCGCCCTTCCGTCGCACCTCTCCGAGAGCGGGCGCGCACGGGTGGCACCCTTCGAGCAGCTCATCCCGACGGTGGCCACGGCGGAGCAGCTCGCCGCATCCATCACGTTCCTGCTCTCGGATGACGCGGCCAACATCAACGGCGTGATCCTCGCGTCGGATGGAGGATGGTCGGTGCAGTGA
- a CDS encoding TetR/AcrR family transcriptional regulator, with translation MSNDPPVEKNEQGVNVTPGTPPARRGRGERAGLDRAAILDAARRLPAEELTMQGVADALGVDRKALHHYVHGREGLLELLAEDVFLTRIAALEIPSDAPWRDACRTFAEGMRQSLVASGALVEHFRTLSRATLAAVRPAEVVLERLLAGGVDEVTAGRALLLLTTIATGFAREEVAAAGAGGHPQVAQFRGMLRETGATELSVLRSLDGSGFDAYGDAQFAFDVGAVIAAVEARLAE, from the coding sequence GTGTCGAACGATCCGCCCGTCGAGAAGAACGAACAGGGAGTGAACGTGACGCCAGGCACTCCCCCCGCGCGGCGGGGGCGCGGCGAACGCGCGGGCCTCGACCGCGCCGCCATCCTGGATGCTGCACGGCGCCTGCCCGCGGAGGAGCTCACGATGCAGGGCGTCGCCGACGCCCTCGGGGTCGATCGCAAGGCGCTCCATCACTACGTCCACGGGCGGGAGGGCTTGCTGGAGCTGCTCGCCGAAGACGTGTTCCTGACCCGCATCGCGGCGCTCGAGATCCCCTCCGATGCGCCGTGGAGGGATGCCTGTCGTACCTTCGCCGAGGGGATGCGGCAGTCGCTGGTGGCTTCGGGCGCCCTCGTCGAGCACTTCCGCACCCTGTCGCGTGCGACCCTCGCCGCGGTCCGACCGGCCGAGGTCGTGCTGGAACGGCTGCTCGCCGGTGGCGTCGACGAGGTCACCGCCGGGCGCGCCCTGCTGCTGTTGACCACCATCGCCACGGGCTTCGCACGCGAGGAGGTGGCGGCCGCGGGCGCCGGCGGACATCCGCAGGTGGCGCAGTTCCGCGGGATGCTCCGCGAGACGGGCGCCACGGAGCTCAGCGTGCTGCGCAGCCTCGACGGGAGCGGCTTCGACGCCTACGGCGACGCGCAGTTCGCCTTCGACGTCGGCGCCGTCATCGCCGCCGTCGAGGCCCGCCTCGCCGAATGA
- a CDS encoding chloride channel protein, with translation MNAVRLRPAVGHLTRIGTATVLAGVGTGLAVLLLVWVVHSIEHLVWGEGHGPFLDGLAQPSVFWLPLVTVSAAGVLAAVGWYLIRRFGSPAASVEQGVAGRRMPALETLVDTVLQVVSVALGASIGKEVAPRELAAMASSKVVHWFRLTPRWRRILIASAAGAGLAAVYNVPLGGAVFAVEILLGEFSIAAAVTALAVSAIATLVARPLVGDQSLYDLGTIEVNASLLVAAVVIGPLMGIVATSFVAATKRLSAFRPTGWKLLVVLPVVFAAVGAVGMFFPLILGNGRALATAGFELSEPVVFLLILAVLKYVATTLSLGAGAIGGTLQPSVAIGAALGAAAAAGWALLWPGASGTGLAVVAAAAFLAANMRAPFTAIALIIEFTNTGFSLLLPIFLAVAGALAVAGLLKRGGLAGFTPVDPGRE, from the coding sequence GTGAATGCTGTGCGGCTGCGCCCTGCCGTCGGCCACCTCACCCGGATCGGCACCGCGACCGTCCTCGCCGGTGTCGGCACCGGCCTCGCGGTACTGCTGCTGGTCTGGGTCGTCCACTCGATCGAGCACCTCGTCTGGGGCGAGGGTCATGGGCCCTTCCTCGACGGGCTCGCCCAGCCATCCGTGTTCTGGCTGCCGCTGGTGACCGTGAGCGCTGCGGGTGTGCTCGCCGCCGTCGGCTGGTACCTCATCCGCCGCTTCGGCAGCCCCGCCGCGAGCGTCGAGCAGGGAGTCGCGGGGCGCAGGATGCCGGCGCTCGAGACGCTCGTCGACACCGTGCTGCAGGTCGTCTCCGTCGCCCTCGGCGCCTCCATCGGCAAGGAGGTCGCCCCGCGCGAGCTCGCCGCGATGGCGTCGTCGAAGGTCGTCCACTGGTTCCGGCTGACGCCTCGGTGGCGCCGCATCCTCATCGCCTCGGCTGCGGGAGCCGGTCTCGCGGCCGTCTACAACGTGCCTCTGGGTGGTGCCGTGTTCGCGGTGGAGATCCTCCTCGGCGAGTTCTCGATCGCCGCCGCGGTGACCGCGCTCGCGGTGAGTGCGATCGCCACGCTGGTCGCGCGCCCGCTGGTAGGCGACCAATCCCTGTACGACCTCGGCACGATAGAGGTCAATGCGTCGCTGCTCGTCGCGGCTGTGGTGATCGGTCCGCTGATGGGCATCGTCGCCACCAGCTTCGTGGCCGCGACCAAACGCCTGAGCGCCTTCCGTCCCACCGGCTGGAAGCTGCTCGTCGTACTGCCGGTCGTGTTCGCCGCGGTCGGCGCCGTCGGGATGTTCTTCCCGCTCATCCTCGGCAACGGCCGAGCGCTGGCGACCGCCGGCTTCGAGCTCAGCGAGCCGGTCGTGTTCCTGCTCATCCTCGCGGTGCTGAAGTACGTCGCGACCACGCTCTCACTCGGTGCGGGCGCCATCGGAGGGACGCTGCAGCCCTCCGTCGCGATCGGCGCGGCACTGGGAGCGGCTGCGGCGGCGGGGTGGGCCCTGCTCTGGCCCGGGGCGAGCGGCACGGGACTCGCCGTCGTCGCCGCGGCTGCCTTCCTCGCCGCGAACATGCGGGCACCGTTCACCGCGATCGCGCTGATCATCGAGTTCACCAACACCGGCTTCTCGCTGCTGCTGCCGATCTTCCTCGCGGTCGCCGGTGCGCTCGCGGTCGCGGGGCTGCTCAAGCGCGGCGGCCTCGCCGGGTTCACCCCCGTCGATCCCGGCCGCGAGTAG
- a CDS encoding CoA-binding protein, translated as MNDVTAVEETVETRLPNGLTCALPASSPLAKLLRSQRTWEGPGAKERLAILRAAKSIAIVGASANPARSSYFVGTYLLQSGAYRVYFVNPNATEILGQSAYPDLASLPEVPDIVDVFRRADDIPSVIDDAIAIGAPTVWVQLGIWNEDAARYGESKGLTVVMDRCIKIEHARFHGGLHLMGFDTGQISSRRTLR; from the coding sequence ATGAACGACGTGACCGCCGTCGAGGAGACCGTCGAGACCCGCCTGCCGAACGGCCTGACCTGCGCGCTGCCGGCCAGCTCCCCGCTCGCCAAGCTGCTGCGCTCGCAGCGCACCTGGGAGGGGCCGGGGGCGAAGGAGCGTCTCGCGATCCTCCGCGCGGCCAAGAGCATCGCGATCGTGGGCGCTTCGGCGAACCCGGCGCGCTCGAGCTACTTCGTCGGCACCTACCTCCTGCAGTCCGGCGCCTACCGGGTGTACTTCGTGAACCCGAACGCCACCGAGATCCTCGGTCAGTCGGCGTACCCCGATCTCGCCTCGCTCCCGGAGGTGCCCGACATCGTCGATGTCTTCCGCCGGGCCGACGACATCCCCTCCGTCATCGACGACGCGATCGCGATCGGCGCGCCCACCGTCTGGGTGCAGCTCGGGATCTGGAACGAGGATGCGGCGCGCTACGGCGAGAGCAAGGGCCTGACCGTCGTCATGGACCGCTGCATCAAAATCGAGCACGCGCGCTTCCACGGCGGTCTGCACTTGATGGGCTTCGACACCGGCCAGATCAGCTCCCGGCGTACGCTGCGGTGA
- a CDS encoding O-acetylhomoserine aminocarboxypropyltransferase/cysteine synthase family protein codes for MADREYGFRTRAIHAGNIPDAVTGARALPIYQSTAFVFDDTEDAAARFALQKYGNIYSRLANPTTASFEERIASLEQGLGAVATSSGLSAQFITFASLAGAGDHIVASANLYGGSITQLDVTLRRFGVETTFVASADPADYAAAITDRTKAVFAETVANPSGEVADIEGLAAVAHAAGVPLVIDSTVATPYLCRPIEWGADIVVHSATKFLGGHGTSLGGVVVESGRFDWSSERFPLFTEPVPSYGGLEWSGNFGEYAFLTRLRAEQLRDIGPALAPHSAFLLAQGVETLPYRMKAHVENARAVAEWLDADPRVEYVTWAGLPGHIHHDRAKKYLPEGPGAVFSFGVKGGRAAGRTFIESVDLASHLANIGDAKTLVIHPASTTHAQLTEQQLIDGGVLPGLVRISVGIEDVDDIIYDLDQALAAAQEA; via the coding sequence ATGGCCGACCGCGAATACGGCTTCCGCACGCGTGCCATCCACGCCGGCAACATCCCCGACGCCGTCACCGGCGCCCGCGCGCTGCCGATCTACCAGTCCACGGCGTTCGTCTTCGACGACACGGAGGATGCGGCCGCGCGCTTCGCGCTGCAGAAGTACGGCAACATCTACAGCCGCCTCGCGAACCCGACGACGGCGTCGTTCGAGGAGCGCATCGCCTCGCTCGAGCAGGGCCTCGGCGCCGTGGCCACCTCGAGCGGACTCTCGGCGCAGTTCATCACGTTCGCCTCGCTCGCGGGTGCCGGCGATCACATCGTGGCCAGCGCCAACCTGTACGGCGGATCGATCACCCAGCTCGACGTGACCCTGCGCCGCTTCGGCGTGGAGACGACCTTCGTCGCCTCGGCGGATCCCGCCGATTATGCGGCCGCCATCACCGACCGCACCAAGGCGGTGTTCGCCGAGACGGTGGCCAACCCTTCGGGCGAGGTCGCCGACATCGAGGGCCTCGCGGCGGTCGCTCACGCCGCCGGTGTGCCACTCGTGATCGACTCGACGGTCGCCACGCCCTACCTGTGTCGTCCGATCGAGTGGGGCGCCGACATCGTCGTGCACTCTGCCACGAAGTTCCTCGGCGGACACGGCACCTCTCTGGGCGGGGTCGTCGTCGAGTCCGGTCGCTTCGACTGGTCGAGCGAGCGCTTCCCCCTGTTCACTGAGCCGGTGCCGAGCTACGGCGGACTCGAGTGGTCCGGAAACTTCGGCGAGTACGCCTTCCTCACACGCCTCCGCGCCGAACAGCTCCGCGACATCGGCCCGGCGCTCGCGCCGCACTCGGCCTTCCTGCTCGCCCAGGGCGTCGAGACGCTGCCGTACCGCATGAAGGCGCACGTCGAGAACGCGCGTGCCGTGGCCGAATGGCTCGACGCCGATCCGCGCGTCGAGTACGTCACCTGGGCGGGGCTTCCCGGCCACATCCATCACGACCGCGCGAAGAAGTACCTTCCGGAGGGGCCGGGCGCCGTCTTCAGCTTCGGCGTCAAGGGCGGCCGCGCGGCCGGTCGCACCTTCATCGAGTCGGTCGATCTCGCCAGCCACCTCGCCAACATCGGCGACGCGAAGACGCTCGTCATCCACCCCGCGTCCACGACCCACGCGCAGTTGACCGAGCAGCAGCTCATCGACGGCGGTGTGTTGCCGGGGCTCGTGCGCATCAGCGTCGGCATCGAGGATGTCGACGACATCATCTACGACCTCGACCAGGCCCTCGCCGCCGCGCAGGAGGCATGA
- a CDS encoding phytoene desaturase family protein, whose product MSDLDVIVVGSGPNGLAAAVTLARAGFSVRVYERAATLGGGASSAGLTLPGFLHDVCSAVHPLAFESAFFRAFGLTERVDFVVPEVSFAHPLDGGHAALAYRDLDRTAEELGRDGAAYARLMRPLAENTRQLAELTGGPLLRFPADPVFAARFGMRVLDQGSALWGRRFREDAAPALVTGVAAHAILPQPSLAASGAGLALAAYAHARGWPIPIGGSQAIVDAMVADLRDHGVEVVLDHEVRSLAELPPARAVLLDVTPAALLHIAGDDLPPSYRAALGRFRYGAAVAKVDFALSAPVPWADPAVAQAGTVHLGGTRAEIAAAENDVVHGRMPERPYVLISQPSLFDDTRAPDGAHTLWAYTHVPAGSDVDREEAVVAQIERFAPGFRDTILAARSRTAVDLARHNPNYPGGDIAAGTPDVAQLLKRPVLRRDPWRTPLPGVYLCSASTSPGPGVHGLGGWWAARSALRHVFGIPEAPPLSPR is encoded by the coding sequence GTGAGCGATCTCGACGTCATCGTGGTCGGGTCGGGTCCGAACGGACTCGCCGCCGCCGTGACCCTCGCCAGAGCCGGATTCTCGGTTCGTGTGTACGAGCGCGCCGCGACCCTCGGCGGCGGCGCATCCTCAGCCGGACTGACACTGCCGGGGTTCCTCCACGACGTGTGCTCGGCCGTGCATCCGCTCGCCTTCGAGTCCGCGTTCTTCCGTGCCTTCGGGCTCACCGAACGCGTCGATTTCGTCGTTCCCGAGGTCTCGTTCGCGCATCCGCTCGACGGCGGGCATGCCGCGCTCGCGTACCGGGACCTCGACCGCACGGCTGAGGAGCTGGGGCGCGACGGTGCCGCTTACGCGCGGCTCATGCGTCCCTTGGCCGAGAACACGCGCCAGCTGGCCGAGCTGACCGGCGGGCCGTTGCTGCGCTTCCCCGCCGACCCCGTGTTCGCCGCGCGATTCGGTATGCGCGTGCTCGATCAGGGATCTGCGCTGTGGGGGCGGAGGTTCCGAGAGGATGCGGCTCCCGCCCTCGTCACCGGCGTGGCCGCGCATGCGATCCTGCCCCAGCCGAGTCTCGCCGCATCCGGCGCGGGACTCGCGCTCGCCGCCTACGCTCACGCGCGCGGCTGGCCGATCCCGATCGGCGGCAGCCAGGCGATCGTCGACGCGATGGTCGCGGACCTGCGCGATCACGGGGTCGAGGTCGTGCTCGATCACGAGGTGCGCTCACTTGCGGAGCTGCCACCGGCTCGTGCGGTGCTGCTGGACGTCACCCCCGCAGCGCTCCTGCACATCGCCGGCGACGACCTGCCGCCTTCGTACCGGGCGGCGCTCGGCCGGTTCCGTTACGGTGCCGCCGTCGCCAAGGTCGACTTCGCGCTCTCCGCCCCCGTCCCATGGGCGGATCCCGCGGTGGCGCAGGCGGGCACGGTGCACCTGGGCGGAACGCGCGCCGAGATCGCCGCTGCCGAGAACGACGTCGTACACGGTCGGATGCCGGAACGCCCCTATGTGCTCATCTCGCAGCCCTCGCTCTTCGACGACACGCGTGCCCCCGACGGCGCGCACACCCTGTGGGCCTACACCCACGTCCCCGCCGGCAGTGACGTCGATCGGGAGGAAGCCGTCGTGGCCCAGATCGAACGGTTCGCACCGGGCTTTCGCGACACGATCCTCGCCGCCCGCTCACGCACCGCGGTGGACCTCGCCCGCCACAACCCGAACTACCCCGGCGGCGACATCGCCGCCGGCACTCCCGACGTCGCTCAGTTGCTCAAGCGCCCCGTGCTGCGCAGGGACCCCTGGCGCACACCTCTTCCGGGGGTCTATCTGTGCTCGGCGTCGACCTCGCCGGGCCCCGGCGTGCACGGCCTCGGCGGGTGGTGGGCGGCGCGCAGCGCGCTCAGGCACGTGTTCGGCATCCCAGAGGCGCCGCCGCTGTCACCGCGCTGA
- a CDS encoding SRPBCC family protein, translated as MSRNVRRMSCTPEDVFAVMADGWLYPSWVVGASRMRSVDDAWPAEGAQLHHSFGVWPVLIDDTTEVREYNAPRRVVLRARGWPMGEARVVIEVRPSDDGCVVRITEDAVAGPGAWIPRWIMNVPLHLRNAETLQRLAFLAEGRAARGG; from the coding sequence ATGTCACGCAATGTCCGTCGCATGTCCTGCACGCCCGAGGATGTCTTCGCCGTGATGGCGGACGGCTGGCTGTATCCCTCGTGGGTCGTCGGCGCCTCGCGGATGCGGTCGGTCGACGATGCCTGGCCGGCCGAAGGGGCGCAGCTACACCACTCGTTCGGCGTCTGGCCCGTGCTGATCGACGACACCACCGAGGTGCGCGAGTACAACGCGCCGCGGCGGGTCGTGCTCCGCGCGCGCGGCTGGCCGATGGGGGAGGCGCGCGTCGTGATCGAGGTGCGGCCGAGTGACGACGGATGCGTGGTGCGCATCACGGAGGACGCGGTCGCCGGCCCCGGAGCGTGGATCCCGCGGTGGATCATGAACGTGCCGCTGCACCTTCGCAACGCGGAGACCCTGCAGCGATTGGCCTTCTTGGCGGAGGGTCGGGCCGCGAGAGGGGGATGA
- a CDS encoding NAD-dependent epimerase/dehydratase family protein, translating into MRIAVTGSSGKLGRVVVRELAAAGHEVIGLDVVGERGPGFVQVDLTDYGQVVDALGSVNDQHDGVDALVHLAAVPAPGLRADVAVFHNNMTVSFNVLHAATRLGIRRIVTASSETVQGLPFDVPPPYIPIDEDYPARPESVYSLVKHLEERMAIELVRWHPELSITALRFSNVMVPEDYAEFPSFDGDARRRKWNLWSYIDARDGAQAVLRALETAPTGFDHFLIAAADTVMTRPNAELVAEVFPGVEVRGELGANDSLFSTAKAQRLLGYAPQHSWRDRA; encoded by the coding sequence ATGCGGATCGCAGTGACGGGATCATCGGGAAAGCTCGGACGCGTGGTCGTTCGCGAACTGGCGGCGGCGGGGCACGAGGTCATCGGACTCGATGTGGTCGGTGAGCGCGGACCGGGCTTCGTGCAGGTCGATCTGACCGATTACGGACAGGTCGTCGACGCACTCGGGTCGGTGAACGACCAGCACGACGGCGTCGACGCGCTCGTGCATCTGGCCGCGGTTCCCGCGCCGGGTCTGCGCGCGGATGTGGCTGTCTTCCACAACAACATGACGGTGTCGTTCAACGTGCTGCACGCGGCGACCCGCCTCGGCATCCGGCGGATCGTGACGGCGTCGAGCGAGACCGTGCAGGGGCTGCCCTTCGACGTGCCGCCGCCCTACATCCCCATCGACGAGGACTACCCCGCGCGTCCCGAGTCGGTGTACTCCCTCGTCAAGCACCTCGAGGAGCGGATGGCGATCGAGCTGGTTCGCTGGCATCCCGAGCTGTCGATCACTGCGCTGCGCTTCTCGAACGTCATGGTGCCCGAGGATTACGCCGAGTTCCCCTCCTTCGACGGCGACGCGCGACGGCGCAAGTGGAACCTGTGGAGCTACATCGACGCCCGCGACGGCGCGCAGGCCGTGCTCCGCGCGCTCGAGACGGCTCCGACGGGCTTCGACCACTTCCTCATCGCCGCCGCCGACACGGTCATGACGCGTCCGAACGCCGAACTGGTCGCCGAGGTGTTCCCCGGCGTCGAGGTGCGCGGCGAGCTCGGCGCGAACGACAGCCTGTTCTCCACCGCGAAGGCGCAGCGCCTGCTCGGCTATGCGCCGCAGCACTCCTGGCGCGATCGCGCCTGA
- a CDS encoding GNAT family N-acetyltransferase — MNDVTFRRFSDDEFPAWIAVQHRAYAEERVRAGDDRATAERIAAESYTELFPGGLPAAGHDVLHIEAAGRAVGVMWLGPHPRGNEGVWWVWDVEIDEPYRGRGYGRAAMLLAERYVAERGARELALNVFGFNERARRLYESLGFGVTAVQMSKPMRPES, encoded by the coding sequence ATGAACGACGTCACCTTCCGCCGCTTCTCGGACGATGAGTTCCCCGCGTGGATCGCCGTCCAGCATCGCGCGTACGCCGAGGAGCGCGTGCGTGCCGGCGACGACCGCGCCACCGCCGAGCGCATCGCCGCCGAGTCGTACACCGAGCTCTTTCCCGGCGGGCTTCCCGCCGCGGGACACGACGTGCTCCACATCGAGGCGGCGGGACGCGCCGTCGGGGTGATGTGGCTGGGTCCGCATCCGCGCGGCAACGAGGGCGTGTGGTGGGTCTGGGACGTCGAGATCGACGAACCGTATCGAGGTCGCGGCTACGGGCGTGCGGCGATGCTCCTCGCCGAGCGGTACGTCGCCGAACGCGGCGCACGAGAACTCGCGCTCAACGTCTTCGGTTTCAACGAGCGTGCTCGCCGACTTTACGAGTCGCTCGGCTTCGGCGTGACGGCGGTGCAGATGAGCAAGCCCATGCGGCCGGAGTCCTGA